In Paenibacillus kyungheensis, the following are encoded in one genomic region:
- a CDS encoding aspartyl-phosphate phosphatase Spo0E family protein, giving the protein MAESNGVWSTSSEKSSQILSLEDEIYLLRMRMEQLFLEEQSFTSEVVIEISMLLDLKINEYMRSHQKHS; this is encoded by the coding sequence ATTGCAGAGAGTAATGGAGTATGGTCTACGTCCTCAGAGAAGTCTTCACAGATACTTTCCCTAGAGGATGAAATTTATTTGCTTCGTATGCGTATGGAACAGTTATTTTTGGAAGAGCAATCTTTTACATCAGAAGTTGTTATTGAAATCAGCATGTTGCTTGACCTCAAAATTAACGAATATATGCGCTCTCATCAAAAACATTCGTAA
- a CDS encoding Lrp/AsnC family transcriptional regulator, whose translation MKELSDLKLQILDLLKEDARRTPQLLSTLLGVDEAEVTQAIRELEDEHVIVKYTSVVNWSKVDDEKVTALIEVQITPERGRGFEGIAERIYLYPQVKSVYLMSGAYDLLVEVEGTNLKEVASFVSDRLSPIESVLSTKTHFILKKYKQDGIIFEEHEDDRRLIISP comes from the coding sequence ATGAAAGAATTGAGCGACCTTAAATTACAAATATTAGATTTGTTAAAAGAAGATGCAAGACGCACACCACAACTTCTTTCTACATTATTAGGTGTTGATGAAGCAGAAGTAACTCAAGCGATTCGTGAATTGGAAGATGAGCATGTGATCGTGAAGTACACATCTGTAGTGAACTGGAGTAAAGTCGATGACGAGAAAGTCACAGCATTAATTGAAGTACAGATTACACCGGAACGTGGCAGAGGATTTGAAGGTATTGCAGAACGCATTTATTTGTATCCACAAGTAAAATCTGTTTATTTGATGTCTGGTGCTTATGATCTTCTGGTTGAAGTAGAAGGCACCAATTTGAAAGAAGTAGCAAGCTTCGTTTCAGATCGTTTATCTCCTATTGAATCGGTATTGTCTACCAAAACTCACTTTATCCTTAAAAAATACAAGCAAGATGGCATTATCTTTGAAGAACACGAAGATGACCGTCGCTTGATTATTTCTCCATAA
- a CDS encoding NAD(P)/FAD-dependent oxidoreductase: protein MDLHTNRTAWDKTLSESETPKYQSLQENIACDVLIIGGGMGGALSARELAHRGINVVLVEKSKIGQGSSVANTGLLQYTNDKMMTSCINTFGEQNGVLFYRLCQQAMEYLIDIAPTLPIDAQLIPRSSLYYASNPEDVPALKEEYDNLKRFGFEAEYWDAEEIAKRFSFEKAGGLYTHGDAEVNPYRFIHALMADAMNHGAQLYEGVEITSHVADDTGVTCYAGNIEIRARTVIYATGYATQEMKKERGAFLETTYAIMTNPVESWDGWHEQSMVWETTRPYLYMRTTADNRIVVGGLDEPFTDPEWRDVRMVKQSQKLLEEVQTLFPNVGELSIDYAWAAVFGSSRDGLPYIGGHPDYPHSYFVEGYGGNGTVYSAIAAQLLADTITGIERPELELFGLTRTTKPSPATVDDIVV from the coding sequence ATGGATTTGCACACTAACCGTACAGCATGGGACAAAACACTATCTGAATCCGAGACACCGAAATACCAATCATTACAAGAAAATATTGCCTGTGATGTACTTATTATTGGTGGCGGAATGGGCGGAGCTTTGTCTGCGCGCGAACTTGCACATCGAGGCATCAATGTAGTGCTTGTAGAAAAATCAAAAATCGGTCAAGGTAGCTCTGTCGCTAATACCGGTTTACTTCAATATACTAACGATAAAATGATGACTTCTTGCATCAATACATTTGGCGAACAAAATGGTGTATTGTTTTACCGCCTTTGCCAGCAAGCGATGGAGTATCTAATCGACATTGCTCCAACATTACCGATTGATGCTCAGTTGATTCCACGTAGTAGTCTATATTATGCAAGTAATCCAGAAGACGTACCTGCTTTGAAAGAAGAATATGACAATCTCAAACGTTTTGGATTTGAAGCTGAATATTGGGATGCAGAAGAAATAGCCAAACGTTTTTCTTTTGAAAAAGCGGGTGGATTGTATACGCATGGCGATGCTGAAGTGAACCCTTATCGCTTTATTCATGCATTGATGGCTGATGCAATGAATCATGGTGCACAATTATATGAAGGTGTAGAAATCACAAGTCATGTGGCTGATGATACAGGCGTTACCTGTTATGCAGGTAATATCGAGATTCGTGCACGTACTGTAATCTATGCTACAGGTTATGCAACTCAAGAAATGAAAAAAGAACGTGGCGCATTTCTAGAAACGACGTATGCGATTATGACGAACCCTGTAGAAAGTTGGGATGGTTGGCATGAGCAAAGTATGGTCTGGGAAACGACACGTCCATACCTGTATATGAGAACAACTGCGGACAACCGAATCGTTGTAGGCGGCTTGGATGAGCCATTTACAGATCCGGAATGGCGTGATGTTCGTATGGTGAAGCAATCCCAAAAGTTGCTAGAAGAAGTACAGACACTATTTCCAAATGTAGGTGAATTGTCGATCGATTATGCATGGGCAGCGGTATTCGGTTCTAGCCGTGATGGATTGCCTTATATCGGTGGACATCCTGATTATCCTCATAGTTATTTTGTTGAAGGATATGGTGGGAATGGAACAGTCTATAGCGCTATTGCAGCTCAATTGCTAGCAGATACGATTACTGGAATCGAGCGTCCTGAATTAGAACTGTTTGGATTGACTCGTACAACCAAGCCTTCCCCTGCAACAGTTGACGATATTGTGGTGTAA
- a CDS encoding DUF350 domain-containing protein, translating into MLAHPVGMMIGFFSVAVLQLIVFLWCFEMVAKYKCWDEIRRGNVAVAMATGGKIFGICNIMRFSIEAHSTVYESLGWSVIGFVLLLAAYFIFEFLTPVFKIDEEIAADNKAVGLISMIISISLSYVIGATIL; encoded by the coding sequence ATGCTTGCACATCCGGTCGGGATGATGATCGGTTTTTTCTCGGTAGCTGTACTACAGCTTATCGTATTTCTATGGTGTTTCGAAATGGTAGCCAAATATAAATGCTGGGACGAAATAAGACGAGGTAATGTAGCGGTAGCGATGGCAACAGGCGGTAAGATTTTCGGGATTTGTAATATTATGCGGTTTTCGATCGAAGCGCATAGTACGGTATATGAAAGTCTCGGCTGGTCGGTTATCGGTTTTGTTTTACTTCTCGCTGCTTATTTTATATTTGAATTTTTGACACCTGTTTTTAAAATTGACGAAGAAATTGCAGCAGATAACAAAGCTGTAGGTTTGATCTCCATGATTATATCGATCTCCTTATCGTACGTGATAGGGGCAACTATTTTATAA
- a CDS encoding cell division protein ZapA codes for MTTPERIRVNVDIYGTTYKLVGTSADYMRQIARYVDEHMNDISQAHSHLDKAKLAVLAAVHMAEESINAQINQSEFDKAIAEQERLNTELEQLQSVKAQQQELIQKLQQDNQQQTTTNEQLQKNVKETSAQLTQTQQKLTSAEGQNKQLQQQNQEHKLNNEQIQHKWKIAEEALQKALKSNVELEQNLQQTTENLRSEINLLTENEEVSSLRVMELEEQLQLLQQQHDRVQQDHAELEENNKRTLTELQGLQEQHDQLTKKIAEAQEESETWRELSVQQEQELQTVQVHLTNVQAEQQQLEQQLSESQQQLTAVQAQFDTAQQEIAESKEESNRWYELAQQQEQEVQKVQVELTQAQEQRQTLEEQASATKEQMSILQQQLADAKNEVSATKQRLETWRELSGQQEQEVARIQGEWSQAQEQQVVLEEQRVAIEEQLNELEEQKSELDQQLTELRQENATLKEEVDTWHELSDQQEQELQTAQSELAQQQQQYTSLQQQYATVQAEYESLQATSEQLQTEHESVQTQAQQLQEQQHDLNQQLSTLQESFTATQEEAGTWRELSTQQEQEVSQIQAELAQVQEQYTALQQQSNSIQSERNDLENQVHVLETEQLELQQQLVELQEALTVTQEEAGTWRELSTQQEQEVSQIQAELAQVQEQYTALQQQSNSIQSERNDLENQVHVLETEQLELQQQLVELQETLTVTQEEAGTWRELSTQQEQEVSQIQAELAQVQEQYTALQQQSNSIQSERNDLENQVHVLETEQLELQQQLVELQETLTVTQEDAETWRELSGQQEQEVERIQAQLLDTQQQAQTVDQQRVQLEEQQIILNQQLHQAQQELANTQEEAETWRELSSQQEQEVEQAQAQLSQMSEQVGQLEQQLQTLEEQRHQLEKEQSSLQQQLEDVQQQMITTTEEAETWRELSTQQEDEVNRLQARWTDAQAERQVLEEQLRVIEEQRQTLEYQYQDLEELQSERIDQLNELQQQKSAIQEEMEMWRERSSEQEDELHTLQAQWSQEQQYHQDAQAQVATLNQELLSLQDKLGQQEQILQEANHNIDQWNDRYTQLEEDYRTVSRNEEGYLEEIGRLEQQSHQLRQELNEWQQRIQATEQLQQEQAQHIERLEQQEREWREQQDQLATVETQKSEEMQEILQQYEVSSHQLRLVHIELQDQREEKERIIGELEQLREQHHRLEIEYNEWMELIEQDQN; via the coding sequence GTGACGACACCCGAACGTATTCGAGTAAACGTGGATATTTATGGAACAACTTATAAATTAGTTGGCACGAGTGCCGATTATATGAGACAAATTGCTCGTTATGTAGACGAGCATATGAACGATATATCGCAAGCTCATTCTCATTTAGATAAAGCTAAATTAGCTGTATTAGCAGCTGTACACATGGCGGAAGAATCGATTAATGCCCAGATCAATCAGTCTGAATTTGATAAAGCGATCGCAGAGCAAGAGCGCTTAAATACAGAGCTAGAACAATTGCAAAGTGTAAAAGCTCAACAACAAGAATTGATTCAGAAATTACAACAGGACAATCAACAACAAACGACGACCAATGAACAATTACAAAAAAATGTGAAAGAAACATCTGCTCAATTAACACAGACTCAGCAAAAGTTAACTTCTGCGGAAGGTCAAAACAAACAATTACAACAGCAAAATCAAGAACACAAATTAAATAACGAACAAATACAGCACAAATGGAAAATTGCTGAAGAAGCTCTTCAAAAAGCTTTGAAATCCAATGTAGAACTGGAACAAAATCTGCAACAAACGACAGAAAATTTACGCAGTGAGATTAATCTTTTAACTGAAAATGAAGAAGTGTCCAGTTTGCGAGTAATGGAGTTAGAAGAGCAGTTGCAACTGTTACAACAACAACATGATCGTGTGCAACAGGATCATGCCGAACTGGAGGAAAATAACAAACGTACACTGACAGAGTTACAAGGATTACAAGAACAACATGATCAGCTCACCAAAAAAATAGCAGAAGCGCAAGAAGAATCCGAGACATGGCGCGAATTGTCTGTACAGCAAGAGCAGGAGTTGCAGACAGTACAAGTTCATTTAACAAATGTACAAGCAGAACAACAACAATTAGAACAGCAATTAAGCGAATCTCAACAACAATTGACAGCAGTACAAGCACAATTCGATACTGCTCAGCAAGAGATAGCAGAATCCAAAGAAGAATCCAATCGTTGGTATGAATTAGCACAGCAACAAGAGCAAGAAGTACAAAAAGTGCAGGTCGAATTAACACAAGCTCAAGAGCAACGTCAAACGTTGGAAGAGCAAGCATCTGCAACCAAAGAACAAATGTCTATTTTGCAACAACAATTAGCAGATGCTAAAAACGAAGTATCCGCTACCAAACAAAGATTAGAAACATGGCGTGAATTATCCGGTCAACAAGAACAAGAAGTGGCTCGTATTCAAGGTGAATGGTCACAAGCTCAAGAGCAACAAGTTGTATTGGAAGAACAGCGTGTAGCGATAGAAGAACAGCTTAACGAATTGGAAGAACAAAAGTCAGAACTGGACCAACAATTAACTGAACTACGTCAAGAAAACGCTACGCTCAAAGAAGAAGTAGACACGTGGCATGAATTATCTGATCAACAAGAACAGGAATTACAGACAGCTCAGTCCGAACTTGCACAGCAACAGCAACAATATACGTCTCTACAACAACAATATGCTACAGTGCAAGCAGAGTATGAATCATTACAAGCAACCAGTGAACAGTTACAGACCGAGCATGAATCTGTACAGACGCAAGCACAACAGCTACAAGAGCAACAACATGATCTGAATCAACAGCTAAGTACACTTCAAGAATCATTCACAGCAACACAAGAAGAAGCTGGAACATGGCGTGAATTATCCACACAACAAGAACAAGAAGTATCTCAAATTCAAGCTGAACTTGCTCAAGTGCAAGAACAATATACGGCTTTGCAACAACAATCAAACAGTATCCAGAGCGAGCGTAATGATCTGGAAAATCAAGTCCATGTACTGGAAACAGAACAGTTGGAGTTACAGCAACAATTGGTAGAACTTCAAGAAGCATTAACCGTAACGCAAGAAGAAGCTGGAACATGGCGTGAATTATCCACACAACAAGAACAAGAAGTGTCACAAATTCAAGCTGAACTTGCTCAAGTGCAAGAACAATATACGGCTTTGCAACAACAGTCGAATAGTATCCAGAGCGAGCGTAATGATCTGGAAAATCAAGTACATGTACTGGAAACAGAACAGTTGGAGCTACAGCAACAATTGGTAGAACTTCAAGAAACATTAACCGTAACACAAGAAGAAGCCGGAACATGGCGTGAATTATCCACACAACAAGAACAAGAAGTATCTCAAATTCAAGCTGAACTTGCTCAGGTGCAAGAACAATATACGGCTTTACAACAACAGTCGAATAGTATCCAGAGCGAGCGTAATGATCTGGAAAATCAAGTACATGTACTGGAAACAGAACAGTTGGAGTTACAGCAACAATTAGTAGAGCTTCAAGAAACATTAACTGTAACACAAGAAGACGCAGAGACATGGCGTGAGCTGTCAGGACAGCAGGAACAAGAGGTCGAGCGGATTCAAGCTCAATTACTAGATACGCAACAACAAGCGCAGACAGTAGATCAGCAGAGAGTACAATTAGAAGAACAACAGATTATTTTAAATCAACAACTTCATCAGGCGCAGCAAGAATTAGCCAATACGCAAGAAGAAGCTGAGACATGGCGCGAACTTTCTAGCCAGCAAGAGCAAGAAGTAGAACAGGCGCAAGCTCAATTGTCTCAAATGAGTGAGCAGGTTGGGCAATTAGAACAACAGTTGCAGACACTGGAAGAACAACGTCATCAACTGGAAAAAGAGCAGTCATCTCTTCAACAACAATTGGAAGATGTACAGCAACAGATGATTACTACAACCGAAGAAGCCGAGACATGGCGTGAATTGTCAACTCAACAAGAGGATGAAGTGAATCGTCTGCAAGCCAGGTGGACAGATGCTCAAGCAGAACGCCAAGTACTCGAAGAACAGCTTCGTGTTATCGAAGAACAACGTCAGACATTAGAATATCAATACCAAGATCTAGAAGAGTTACAGTCTGAACGTATCGATCAGTTAAATGAACTGCAACAGCAAAAATCAGCGATTCAGGAAGAAATGGAAATGTGGCGTGAACGTTCTAGTGAACAAGAAGATGAATTGCATACGTTACAAGCTCAATGGTCACAAGAACAGCAATATCATCAAGATGCACAAGCTCAGGTAGCTACATTGAATCAAGAGTTGCTTTCGTTACAAGATAAGTTAGGTCAACAAGAGCAGATTTTGCAAGAAGCGAATCATAATATCGATCAATGGAATGATCGGTATACTCAACTGGAAGAAGATTATCGCACAGTGAGTCGTAATGAAGAAGGGTATCTGGAAGAAATCGGACGCTTAGAACAGCAAAGCCATCAGTTGCGTCAAGAATTAAATGAATGGCAACAACGTATTCAAGCAACCGAGCAATTACAACAAGAACAAGCACAGCATATTGAGCGTTTAGAGCAACAAGAACGTGAATGGCGTGAGCAACAAGATCAACTGGCTACAGTAGAAACACAGAAGTCAGAAGAAATGCAAGAAATATTGCAGCAATACGAAGTGTCTTCCCACCAATTACGATTGGTTCATATCGAACTGCAAGATCAGCGTGAAGAGAAAGAACGTATTATAGGTGAGTTAGAACAATTGCGAGAACAGCATCATCGTCTGGAAATTGAATACAATGAGTGGATGGAATTAATCGAGCAGGACCAGAATTAG
- a CDS encoding cupredoxin domain-containing protein, translating to MYTPSQPNTKVNTYKKTLIIVSMMIAVMVLLSACGQKNESATNQPQGGVTETGVAPADGTEQLMIKATNYAFDQKEYHVKKGQPVQIVFESVQGNHGVMIPALNVDLDSQNTTATVTPQEAGQFDIACSIMCGSGHSTMVAKLIVDEA from the coding sequence ATGTATACCCCATCTCAACCGAATACCAAAGTAAATACGTATAAAAAAACGCTGATTATCGTTAGTATGATGATCGCAGTCATGGTTCTTTTATCTGCTTGTGGTCAAAAAAATGAATCTGCTACCAATCAACCTCAAGGTGGTGTTACCGAGACAGGTGTTGCACCTGCTGATGGCACAGAACAATTGATGATTAAAGCAACCAATTATGCATTTGATCAAAAAGAATATCATGTCAAAAAAGGACAACCGGTACAGATCGTATTTGAAAGTGTACAAGGTAATCATGGTGTGATGATTCCAGCGCTTAATGTCGATCTGGATTCACAAAATACAACAGCAACCGTTACTCCACAAGAAGCAGGTCAATTTGATATTGCTTGCTCTATCATGTGTGGTTCCGGTCATAGTACAATGGTTGCGAAATTAATCGTAGACGAAGCGTAA
- a CDS encoding endonuclease MutS2 — MNEKIFHTMQYGQILNTLSSHAATSIGKRAALALQPDTDLEHVKKLLQTTDEATLVDRLKGTPPFGGIVDISAAVSRARIGGTLNPSELLGIANTIMGGRRARRHVEMVHEENPVPMLADLVELISDQRPLEKAIRACIDDSAHVMDSASPELAAVRRELRSGEVRIREKLDSMIRSQSVAKMLQDQLVTIRGDRFVIPVKAEYRAHFGGIVHDQSGSGATLFIEPEAIVAMNNKLREAKLREEREIEVILQKLTAQVSDQVELLNYDIDILADLDFIFAKAKLARSMDATMPKMNDRGFLKLKKARHPLIPLAHVVPTDLELGNEHTSIIVTGPNTGGKTVTLKTVGLLSLMAMSGLFIPADEGSQLCVFDAIYADIGDEQSIEQNLSTFSSHMTNIISILEQMTPKSLVLFDELGAGTDPAEGSALAIAILEHIHSQGCRMIATTHFSELKAYAYDRKGVINASMEFDVNTLSPTYRLLIGVPGRSNAFAIASRLGLSEKILDVARGEVGEEDQRVENMIASLESNRLSAEEDRNTAATLRSDMEKLRGRYERDLARLEEQRDKRLEKADEEAREIIEKARKEADEVIRSLRQLAQEEGASVKDHKLIAARKQLDDATPGQRAKKKSASSTESKKVKPLGPGDDVMVYSLNQRGHIVELSGTKEAVVQMGILKMKVALSDLELVQSAATINAQPQKKATTIKRSREDNMRSELDLRGANVEEGLMEVDRFLDEAFLANLGQIYIIHGKGTGVLRTGIQDFLRRHKHVKSFRTGEYNEGGNGVTVAVLK, encoded by the coding sequence TTGAACGAAAAAATATTCCATACCATGCAGTATGGTCAAATTTTGAATACATTATCTTCACATGCAGCTACTTCTATCGGTAAACGCGCAGCGCTTGCTTTGCAACCGGATACCGATTTGGAGCATGTCAAAAAGTTACTTCAAACAACAGATGAAGCGACATTGGTTGATCGTCTTAAAGGAACCCCGCCTTTTGGTGGGATTGTTGATATCAGTGCAGCCGTGAGTCGTGCACGTATTGGTGGTACATTGAATCCAAGTGAACTATTGGGTATTGCAAATACGATTATGGGCGGTAGACGTGCACGTCGTCATGTCGAGATGGTACATGAAGAAAATCCTGTACCGATGCTAGCTGATCTGGTCGAACTGATCTCTGATCAACGTCCACTGGAAAAAGCGATTCGTGCTTGTATTGATGACTCTGCTCATGTGATGGATTCAGCAAGCCCGGAACTTGCAGCAGTACGTCGTGAACTACGTTCAGGTGAAGTACGTATCCGCGAGAAGCTGGACAGTATGATCCGTTCTCAAAGTGTAGCCAAAATGTTACAAGATCAATTAGTAACGATTCGTGGTGATCGCTTTGTAATTCCGGTCAAAGCAGAATACCGTGCTCACTTCGGTGGTATTGTTCATGATCAGTCCGGTTCAGGTGCGACACTATTTATTGAGCCAGAAGCGATTGTAGCGATGAACAACAAGTTACGTGAAGCCAAGCTACGTGAAGAACGCGAGATTGAAGTGATTTTGCAGAAGCTAACAGCTCAAGTCTCGGATCAAGTCGAATTGCTGAATTATGATATTGATATTCTGGCAGACCTTGATTTTATTTTTGCCAAAGCCAAATTAGCTCGCTCGATGGACGCAACAATGCCGAAGATGAATGATCGTGGATTTTTGAAATTGAAAAAAGCGCGTCATCCATTGATTCCACTTGCTCATGTAGTGCCAACTGATCTTGAACTCGGCAATGAGCATACCAGCATTATTGTGACCGGTCCGAATACCGGTGGTAAAACCGTTACACTGAAAACAGTTGGATTACTGAGTCTGATGGCGATGTCAGGATTATTTATTCCGGCTGATGAAGGCAGTCAATTATGTGTATTTGATGCGATCTATGCGGATATTGGTGATGAGCAAAGTATCGAACAGAATTTAAGTACATTTTCAAGTCATATGACCAATATTATCTCGATTTTAGAGCAAATGACGCCAAAAAGTCTGGTGTTGTTTGATGAATTAGGAGCAGGAACTGATCCGGCAGAAGGTTCAGCGTTAGCGATTGCGATTCTGGAGCATATTCATTCACAAGGTTGTCGAATGATTGCAACGACTCACTTTAGCGAACTGAAAGCTTATGCTTATGATCGTAAAGGCGTGATCAATGCCAGTATGGAGTTTGATGTGAATACTTTAAGCCCTACGTATCGCTTGCTAATAGGTGTACCGGGACGTAGTAATGCATTCGCTATCGCTTCACGCTTGGGACTATCTGAAAAGATTCTTGATGTTGCGCGTGGCGAAGTTGGAGAAGAAGATCAACGTGTTGAAAATATGATCGCTTCCCTAGAAAGTAATCGTCTAAGTGCAGAAGAAGATCGTAATACGGCAGCTACATTGCGTTCTGATATGGAGAAATTACGTGGTCGTTATGAACGTGATCTTGCTAGATTAGAAGAACAACGGGATAAACGTCTGGAAAAAGCGGACGAAGAAGCACGTGAGATTATCGAAAAAGCGCGTAAAGAAGCCGATGAAGTGATTCGTTCATTACGCCAGCTTGCGCAAGAAGAAGGCGCTTCTGTAAAAGATCACAAGCTGATTGCAGCTCGCAAACAATTGGATGATGCTACACCAGGGCAGCGTGCGAAGAAGAAATCTGCTTCTTCTACCGAGTCCAAAAAAGTCAAACCACTTGGCCCTGGTGATGATGTAATGGTGTATAGTCTGAATCAACGTGGGCATATCGTAGAATTATCGGGAACCAAAGAAGCTGTCGTACAGATGGGTATTTTGAAAATGAAAGTAGCGTTAAGTGATCTAGAATTAGTACAGTCAGCCGCTACGATCAACGCACAGCCACAGAAGAAAGCAACAACGATCAAACGTTCACGCGAAGACAATATGCGCTCTGAACTTGATCTACGTGGTGCTAATGTAGAAGAAGGATTAATGGAAGTGGATCGTTTTCTTGATGAAGCTTTTTTAGCGAACCTGGGGCAGATTTATATTATTCATGGTAAAGGTACCGGTGTGCTAAGAACAGGGATTCAAGATTTCTTGCGTCGTCATAAGCATGTTAAAAGTTTCCGTACCGGTGAATACAATGAAGGCGGCAATGGCGTTACTGTAGCTGTACTGAAATAA
- a CDS encoding cob(I)yrinic acid a,c-diamide adenosyltransferase — MNIYTRTGDEGQTSVIGGRVSKDDARVEAYGTIDELNSFVGQALAIADSEHFADIQEQLLAIQHELFDCGADLAFVELDESKYKVHAELAVQLEQWIDQYETENPPIERFILPGGHPLAASLHVCRTVCRRAERRVVTLGAITDININVRKYLNRLSDYFFVIARTANVRSGITDIEYIRSQKVFRRD, encoded by the coding sequence ATGAATATTTATACACGTACAGGTGATGAAGGGCAGACTTCTGTGATCGGAGGTCGGGTCAGCAAAGACGATGCTCGCGTTGAAGCATACGGCACGATTGATGAGCTAAATAGCTTTGTCGGCCAAGCGTTGGCAATAGCGGATAGTGAACACTTTGCAGATATTCAGGAGCAATTGTTGGCGATACAACATGAATTATTCGATTGTGGAGCAGACCTAGCCTTTGTTGAATTAGATGAAAGTAAGTATAAAGTTCATGCTGAATTAGCGGTTCAATTGGAACAATGGATTGACCAGTATGAGACAGAAAATCCACCAATAGAACGGTTTATTTTACCAGGAGGTCATCCGTTAGCCGCTTCACTACATGTCTGTCGTACGGTATGTCGTCGCGCTGAACGAAGAGTGGTAACACTGGGTGCAATAACAGATATTAATATAAATGTGCGTAAATACTTAAATCGACTTTCAGATTATTTTTTTGTGATTGCGCGTACAGCGAATGTGCGTTCAGGTATCACAGATATTGAATATATTCGTAGTCAAAAAGTATTTCGACGTGATTGA
- a CDS encoding aminotransferase class I/II-fold pyridoxal phosphate-dependent enzyme, translating to MIVNNEQQTGSSKSMTSYLSPLVQDIKPSGIRKFFDLVSASKDIITLGVGEPDFITPWHVREACVYSLERGYTRYTSNAGMPELREAISGYLDNEFKTAYDPKDEILVTVGGSEAIDLALRALITPGDEILIPEPCYISYSPITAIGGGIPVGIETFAKDNFKLTAEALEAQITPRSKILILCYPSNPTGAIMTYEDWLPIAKVVEKHDLIVISDEIYAELTYGTKHVSFASVPGMQERTILVSGFSKAFAMTGWRMGYACGHRDLISAMLKIHQYTVMCAPVMGQVAALEALTNGLGEKDKMVESYNRRRRLIVDGFRSIGLECHEPQGAFYAFPSIQNTGLTSEEFAQQLLVEGKVAAVPGSVFGLGGEGFIRCSYATSVAQLSEALERIGSFVAKIK from the coding sequence ATGATTGTCAATAATGAACAACAGACCGGATCATCCAAGTCGATGACTTCGTACCTTTCACCATTAGTTCAAGATATTAAGCCTTCGGGTATTCGTAAGTTTTTTGATCTGGTGAGCGCAAGCAAAGATATTATTACGCTAGGTGTAGGAGAACCCGATTTTATTACACCATGGCATGTACGTGAAGCTTGTGTCTATTCATTAGAGCGTGGATATACACGTTATACTTCTAATGCCGGTATGCCTGAACTTCGTGAAGCAATTTCAGGTTATTTGGACAATGAATTCAAAACTGCCTATGATCCGAAAGATGAGATTCTGGTGACCGTCGGAGGTAGCGAAGCGATCGATTTAGCTTTGCGTGCGCTGATCACACCGGGAGATGAGATTTTGATCCCTGAACCTTGTTATATCTCTTATTCACCGATTACAGCTATTGGTGGAGGAATCCCTGTCGGTATTGAGACTTTTGCCAAAGACAATTTTAAATTAACGGCAGAAGCGTTAGAAGCACAGATTACTCCACGTTCCAAAATTTTGATCCTTTGTTATCCAAGTAATCCCACAGGGGCAATTATGACGTATGAAGATTGGTTGCCGATTGCTAAAGTGGTCGAAAAGCATGATCTTATCGTGATTTCTGATGAAATTTATGCAGAATTAACATATGGTACGAAGCACGTCAGCTTCGCATCGGTTCCGGGTATGCAAGAACGGACTATTTTGGTCAGTGGATTTTCCAAAGCGTTTGCGATGACAGGCTGGCGTATGGGGTATGCTTGTGGTCATCGTGATCTCATTTCTGCGATGCTCAAAATTCACCAATACACAGTTATGTGTGCTCCTGTAATGGGTCAAGTAGCCGCTTTAGAAGCATTGACCAATGGATTAGGTGAAAAAGATAAGATGGTAGAGTCCTATAATCGCCGCCGTCGTCTGATTGTCGATGGATTCCGCAGTATTGGTCTGGAATGTCATGAACCTCAAGGCGCTTTTTATGCTTTTCCAAGTATTCAGAATACAGGGCTGACTTCTGAAGAGTTTGCTCAACAGCTTCTAGTGGAAGGAAAAGTCGCGGCTGTTCCGGGTAGTGTATTCGGGTTAGGTGGCGAAGGATTTATCCGTTGTTCGTATGCTACATCTGTCGCACAATTAAGTGAAGCATTGGAAAGAATAGGTTCATTCGTAGCTAAAATAAAATAA